A window from Streptomyces sp. NBC_00335 encodes these proteins:
- a CDS encoding ATP-dependent Clp protease ATP-binding subunit — MFERFTDRARRVVVLAQEEARMLNHNYIGTEHILLGLIHEGEGVAAKALESLGISLEAVRQQVEEIIGQGQQAPSGHIPFTPRAKKVLELSLREALQLGHNYIGTEHILLGLIREGEGVAAQVLVKLGADLNRVRQQVIQLLSGYSGGGKESATAGGPAEGTPSTSLVLDQFGRNLTQAARESKLDPVIGREKEIERVMQVLSRRTKNNPVLIGEPGVGKTAVVEGLAQAIVKGEVPETLKDKHLYTLDLGALVAGSRYRGDFEERLKKVLKEIRTRGDIILFIDELHTLVGAGAAEGAIDAASILKPMLARGELQTIGATTLDEYRKHLEKDAALERRFQPIQVAEPSLQHTIEILKGLRDRYEAHHRVSITDEALVQAATLADRYISDRFLPDKAIDLIDEAGSRMRIRRMTAPPDLREFDEKIANVRRDKESAIDSQDFEKAASLRDSEKQLLAAKAKREKEWKAGDMDVVAEVDGELIAEVLATATGIPVFKLTEEESSRLLRMEDELHRRVIGQKDAIKALSQAIRRTRAGLKDPKRPGGSFIFAGPSGVGKTELSKTLAEFLFGDEDALISLDMSEFSEKHTVSRLFGSPPGYVGYEEGGQLTEKVRRKPFSVVLFDEVEKAHPDIFNSLLQILEDGRLTDSQGRVVDFKNTVIIMTTNLGTRDISKGFNLGFAAQGDTKTGYDRMKAKVNEELKQHFRPEFLNRVDDTVVFHQLTEEDIVQIVDLMIAKVDDRLKDRDMGIELSTEAKALLAKRGYDPIMGARPLRRTIQREIEDILSEKILFGELRPGHIVVVGKEGEGDEAKFTFRGEEKTPISDLPPIEASGSGPDLTKGA, encoded by the coding sequence ATGTTCGAGAGGTTCACCGACCGCGCGCGGCGGGTTGTCGTCCTGGCTCAGGAAGAAGCCCGGATGCTCAACCACAACTACATCGGCACCGAGCACATCCTCCTGGGCTTGATCCACGAGGGTGAGGGTGTCGCCGCTAAGGCCTTGGAGAGCCTCGGGATTTCGCTCGAGGCTGTTCGCCAGCAGGTTGAGGAGATCATCGGACAGGGGCAGCAGGCCCCTTCCGGCCACATCCCCTTCACCCCGCGGGCGAAGAAGGTCCTGGAGCTTTCGCTCCGAGAGGCCCTCCAGCTCGGCCACAACTACATCGGCACCGAGCACATCCTGCTCGGCCTCATTCGCGAGGGCGAGGGCGTCGCCGCCCAGGTCCTGGTGAAGCTGGGCGCCGATCTCAACCGAGTCCGGCAGCAGGTCATCCAGCTGCTCTCCGGCTACTCCGGCGGAGGCAAGGAGTCGGCCACGGCCGGCGGCCCGGCCGAGGGCACGCCCTCGACCTCGCTCGTCCTGGACCAGTTCGGCCGCAACCTCACGCAGGCTGCTCGCGAATCCAAGCTCGACCCGGTCATCGGGCGCGAGAAGGAGATCGAGCGGGTCATGCAGGTGCTGTCCCGCCGGACCAAGAACAACCCGGTCCTCATCGGCGAGCCCGGCGTCGGCAAGACCGCCGTCGTCGAGGGCCTGGCCCAGGCGATCGTCAAGGGCGAGGTTCCCGAGACCCTCAAGGACAAGCACCTCTACACGCTTGACCTGGGTGCCCTGGTCGCCGGTTCCCGCTACCGCGGTGACTTCGAAGAGCGCCTCAAGAAGGTGCTCAAGGAGATCCGCACCCGCGGCGACATCATCCTGTTCATCGACGAGCTCCACACCCTCGTGGGTGCGGGTGCCGCCGAGGGCGCGATCGACGCCGCCAGCATCCTGAAGCCCATGCTGGCCCGTGGTGAGCTCCAGACCATCGGTGCCACGACGCTCGACGAGTACCGCAAGCACCTTGAGAAGGACGCGGCCCTTGAGCGCCGCTTCCAGCCGATCCAGGTGGCGGAGCCTTCCCTCCAGCACACCATCGAGATCCTCAAGGGCCTGCGCGACCGCTACGAGGCCCACCACCGCGTCTCCATCACGGACGAGGCCCTCGTGCAGGCGGCCACCCTGGCCGACCGGTACATCTCGGACCGCTTCCTCCCGGACAAGGCGATCGACCTGATCGACGAGGCCGGCTCCCGGATGCGCATCCGCCGGATGACCGCGCCGCCGGACCTCCGCGAGTTCGACGAGAAGATCGCGAACGTGCGTCGCGACAAGGAGTCGGCCATCGACTCCCAGGACTTCGAGAAGGCGGCTTCCCTCCGTGATTCGGAGAAGCAGCTGCTGGCGGCGAAGGCCAAGCGCGAGAAGGAATGGAAGGCCGGCGACATGGACGTCGTCGCCGAGGTCGACGGCGAGCTCATCGCCGAAGTCCTGGCGACCGCGACCGGCATTCCGGTGTTCAAGCTGACCGAGGAGGAGTCCTCGCGACTCCTGCGCATGGAGGACGAGCTCCACCGTCGCGTCATCGGCCAGAAGGACGCCATCAAGGCGCTCTCCCAGGCGATCCGCCGCACCCGTGCGGGTCTGAAGGACCCGAAGCGTCCCGGTGGCTCGTTCATCTTCGCCGGCCCGTCCGGTGTCGGTAAGACCGAGCTCTCCAAGACGCTCGCCGAATTCCTCTTCGGCGACGAGGACGCGCTGATCTCCCTCGACATGTCGGAGTTCAGCGAGAAGCACACGGTTTCCCGTCTCTTCGGTTCGCCCCCCGGCTACGTGGGCTACGAAGAGGGCGGCCAGCTGACCGAGAAGGTCCGCCGGAAGCCGTTCTCCGTCGTCCTCTTCGACGAGGTCGAGAAGGCCCACCCGGATATCTTCAATTCCCTTCTCCAGATCCTGGAAGACGGTCGCCTGACCGACTCCCAGGGCCGGGTCGTGGACTTCAAGAACACGGTCATCATCATGACGACCAACCTGGGTACCCGGGACATCTCGAAGGGCTTCAACCTCGGCTTCGCGGCCCAGGGAGACACCAAGACCGGATACGACCGGATGAAGGCGAAGGTCAACGAAGAGCTCAAGCAGCACTTCCGGCCCGAGTTCCTCAACCGTGTCGACGACACGGTCGTCTTCCACCAGCTCACCGAGGAAGACATCGTCCAGATCGTCGACCTGATGATCGCCAAGGTCGATGACCGCCTGAAGGACCGTGACATGGGCATCGAGCTCAGCACGGAAGCGAAGGCACTGCTGGCCAAGCGCGGCTACGACCCGATCATGGGTGCCCGCCCGCTGCGCCGCACGATCCAGCGCGAGATCGAGGACATCCTGTCGGAGAAGATCCTCTTCGGCGAGCTGCGCCCCGGTCACATCGTGGTCGTCGGCAAGGAGGGTGAGGGCGACGAAGCCAAGTTCACCTTCCGCGGTGAGGAGAAGACTCCGATCTCGGACCTTCCCCCCATCGAGGCGTCGGGCTCCGGCCCGGACCTCACCAAGGGTGCGTAA
- a CDS encoding SCO3374 family protein, whose protein sequence is MALTAPPPTVPLPRAPIGAPPAGSATDAAGAPASWYERVLGWPVAGGPPGQLVTGVRFDVLELPADAGAAVLRGPCGGATGPVALMGRRMRFLVAPGSADELEGLLDWLEWGGVALDLAALGAGGRITAPTPPGHLVGPGENPRGAAVWLRPPEQGCEALLPALPAAGRGSGPGRGADASGPGLVRLVAAAATECHRARLRRRTASAHRIGTAVMTGGQPRFS, encoded by the coding sequence ATGGCCCTCACCGCGCCGCCCCCCACCGTCCCGCTCCCCCGCGCTCCGATCGGGGCGCCCCCGGCCGGTTCCGCCACCGATGCGGCCGGAGCGCCGGCGTCCTGGTACGAACGCGTGCTCGGCTGGCCCGTGGCCGGCGGACCGCCCGGGCAGCTGGTGACCGGGGTGCGGTTCGACGTACTGGAGCTGCCTGCCGATGCCGGCGCCGCGGTGCTGCGCGGCCCCTGCGGCGGTGCCACGGGTCCGGTGGCGCTCATGGGACGCAGGATGCGGTTCCTGGTGGCCCCGGGGAGCGCCGACGAGCTGGAGGGGCTGCTCGACTGGCTGGAGTGGGGCGGGGTGGCCCTGGATCTCGCCGCCCTGGGTGCGGGTGGCCGGATCACCGCTCCGACGCCTCCGGGACACCTGGTGGGGCCCGGGGAAAACCCTCGGGGGGCCGCCGTGTGGCTGCGGCCCCCCGAGCAGGGGTGTGAGGCACTGCTGCCCGCCCTGCCCGCTGCGGGGCGGGGCTCCGGGCCCGGTCGTGGCGCGGACGCCTCCGGGCCCGGTCTCGTACGCCTGGTCGCGGCGGCGGCGACGGAATGCCACCGGGCGCGGCTGCGGCGGCGTACGGCCTCTGCGCATCGCATCGGCACCGCGGTGATGACCGGAGGTCAGCCGCGGTTCTCGTAA
- a CDS encoding histone-like nucleoid-structuring protein Lsr2: MAQKVQVLLVDDLDGGEADETVTFALDGKTYEIDLTTANAEKLRGLLDPFTKGGRRTGGRAAAGRTKGGRTAATSGNPDTAEIRAWAKAQGMSVNDRGRVPQEIREAYENRG; encoded by the coding sequence GTGGCACAGAAGGTTCAGGTCCTTCTTGTCGACGACCTCGACGGCGGCGAGGCGGACGAGACGGTGACGTTCGCTCTGGATGGCAAGACCTACGAGATCGACCTCACCACCGCCAACGCTGAAAAGCTCCGCGGCCTCCTCGACCCGTTCACCAAGGGCGGTCGCCGCACCGGTGGCCGTGCCGCGGCGGGCCGTACCAAGGGCGGCCGCACCGCCGCGACGTCCGGCAACCCGGACACGGCCGAGATCCGCGCCTGGGCCAAGGCCCAGGGCATGAGCGTCAACGATCGCGGCCGCGTTCCGCAGGAGATCCGCGAGGCTTACGAGAACCGCGGCTGA
- a CDS encoding amino-acid N-acetyltransferase, translating to MGEFSAAHAKTVTIRRARTGDVPALRHLLDQYVQQRILLDKAPVVLYEDIQEFWVAERDSDGRVVGCGALHVMWEDLAEVRTLAVDRDLKGAGVGHLVLDKLLETARRVGVSRVFCLTFEVDFFAKHGFTEIGETPVDTDVYMELLRSYDEGVAEFLGLERVKPNTLGNSRMLLHL from the coding sequence ATGGGTGAGTTTTCCGCTGCACATGCAAAAACAGTGACGATCCGCCGAGCGCGCACCGGTGATGTTCCCGCGCTGCGCCACCTCCTCGACCAGTACGTTCAGCAGCGGATCCTGCTGGACAAAGCACCGGTCGTCCTTTATGAGGACATCCAGGAGTTCTGGGTCGCCGAACGCGACTCCGATGGCCGGGTGGTCGGCTGCGGTGCGCTCCACGTGATGTGGGAAGACCTGGCCGAAGTCCGCACTCTTGCCGTCGACCGCGACTTGAAGGGCGCGGGAGTCGGTCATCTGGTGCTCGACAAGTTGCTGGAGACCGCCCGGAGGGTAGGCGTCAGCCGGGTTTTCTGCCTGACCTTCGAAGTGGACTTCTTCGCGAAGCACGGCTTCACCGAGATCGGCGAGACCCCGGTCGACACCGATGTGTACATGGAGCTGCTGCGTTCCTATGACGAGGGAGTCGCCGAGTTCCTCGGTCTCGAACGAGTGAAGCCGAACACCTTGGGCAACAGTCGGATGCTTCTGCACCTCTGA
- a CDS encoding BlaI/MecI/CopY family transcriptional regulator has translation MPRPLGELEDAVMTRVWQWNRPVTVREVLEDLQQERSIAYTTVMTVMDNLHQKGWVRREAEGRAYRYTAVSTRAAYSAALMNEAWSTSDNPAAALVAFFGMMSAEQREALRDAVRIVQPAEPEGTPEAADSPAAPPDAEGDSVAPGTEPGR, from the coding sequence GTGCCTCGCCCCTTGGGAGAACTCGAAGACGCAGTCATGACGCGGGTGTGGCAGTGGAACCGCCCGGTCACCGTTCGTGAAGTCCTGGAAGACCTCCAGCAGGAACGGTCCATCGCGTACACCACGGTCATGACCGTTATGGACAATCTTCATCAGAAGGGCTGGGTCCGCCGCGAGGCGGAAGGCCGCGCCTATCGATATACGGCGGTCTCCACCCGGGCCGCTTACTCGGCCGCACTGATGAACGAAGCCTGGTCGACGAGTGACAACCCCGCAGCCGCCCTCGTGGCCTTCTTCGGCATGATGTCCGCGGAACAGCGCGAGGCACTCAGGGACGCCGTACGCATCGTGCAGCCGGCGGAACCCGAAGGGACCCCGGAGGCCGCCGACTCCCCGGCCGCGCCGCCCGATGCCGAAGGCGACTCCGTGGCGCCGGGCACCGAGCCGGGGCGATAA
- a CDS encoding winged helix-turn-helix domain-containing protein has product MTDAKPGSHPRHALAPLLNAPVRLSVTAALATVDRAEFAFVRDLVEVSDSVLSKQVSVLEEAGWVAVEKGRVARRPRTWLSLTPEGRTVYGRHLAALRAIAEG; this is encoded by the coding sequence GTGACGGACGCAAAGCCGGGAAGCCATCCCCGCCACGCCCTCGCGCCACTGCTCAACGCGCCCGTACGCCTGTCGGTGACGGCGGCGCTGGCCACGGTGGACAGGGCCGAGTTCGCCTTCGTCCGCGACCTGGTCGAGGTGTCCGACTCGGTTCTCTCGAAGCAGGTGTCGGTGCTGGAGGAAGCGGGCTGGGTGGCCGTCGAGAAGGGCCGCGTGGCCCGCCGCCCCCGGACCTGGCTCTCCCTGACCCCGGAGGGCCGCACCGTCTACGGGCGCCACCTCGCGGCCCTTCGGGCCATCGCCGAGGGCTAG
- a CDS encoding DUF397 domain-containing protein translates to MTARPAWQKSSFCGEGDNCVYVSAAPGTLVRVADRADPAHLVLAATRTAWAEFLQTVKATADGA, encoded by the coding sequence ATGACCGCTCGGCCCGCCTGGCAGAAGTCCTCGTTCTGCGGCGAGGGGGACAACTGCGTGTACGTCAGCGCAGCCCCCGGCACCCTGGTCCGCGTGGCGGACCGCGCCGACCCGGCCCACCTGGTCCTCGCCGCCACCCGCACGGCGTGGGCGGAGTTCCTCCAGACGGTCAAGGCGACGGCCGACGGGGCCTAA
- a CDS encoding type III pantothenate kinase, with amino-acid sequence MLLTIDVGNSHTVLGLFDGDEIVEHWRVSTDPRRTADEMAVLMQGLMGMHPMLGNELGDGIHGIAICSTVPAVLHELREVTRRYYGDVPAVIVEPGTKTGVPILMDNPKEVGADRIVNAVAAAELYGGPAIVVDFGTATTFDAVSAKGEYVGGVISPGIEISMEALGVRGAQLRKIELARPRNVIGKSTVEAMQSGVVYGFAGQVDGIVNRMAKELAGPNGVPDDVRVIATGGLAPIVLGEAEAIDDHEPWLTLIGLRLVYERNAPAFG; translated from the coding sequence ATGCTCCTCACCATCGACGTGGGCAACTCCCATACGGTCCTTGGCCTGTTCGACGGTGACGAGATCGTCGAGCACTGGCGCGTCTCGACCGACCCGCGCCGCACGGCCGACGAGATGGCCGTGCTGATGCAGGGCCTGATGGGCATGCACCCGATGCTCGGCAACGAACTGGGCGACGGCATCCACGGCATCGCGATCTGCTCGACGGTGCCTGCGGTGCTGCACGAGCTCCGCGAGGTGACCCGGCGCTACTACGGCGACGTTCCGGCGGTGATCGTGGAGCCCGGCACCAAGACGGGCGTCCCGATCCTGATGGACAACCCGAAGGAGGTCGGCGCCGACCGCATCGTCAACGCGGTCGCCGCCGCCGAGCTCTACGGCGGCCCCGCGATCGTCGTCGACTTCGGTACGGCGACCACCTTCGACGCGGTCTCCGCCAAGGGCGAGTACGTCGGCGGGGTGATCTCCCCGGGCATCGAGATCTCCATGGAGGCCCTCGGCGTACGGGGGGCCCAGCTCCGCAAGATCGAGCTGGCCCGCCCGCGCAACGTCATCGGCAAGTCCACGGTCGAGGCGATGCAGTCGGGCGTGGTCTACGGGTTCGCCGGCCAGGTCGACGGGATCGTGAACCGCATGGCCAAGGAGCTGGCCGGCCCGAACGGCGTCCCGGACGACGTCCGCGTCATCGCCACCGGCGGCCTGGCCCCGATCGTCCTCGGCGAGGCCGAGGCCATCGACGACCACGAGCCCTGGCTCACCCTGATCGGCCTGCGGCTGGTCTACGAGCGCAACGCGCCCGCCTTCGGCTGA
- the nadC gene encoding carboxylating nicotinate-nucleotide diphosphorylase: MGQSEAGGCGDDCACGEGEESGLDPALAELLEEAGLDPIEVEDIAHMALSEDLDGGVDVTTVATVPEEAEAIADFVAREDGVVAGLRIAEAVFSVVCTESFEVERHAEDGDSVKAGDVLLSVRSRTRDLLTAERSALNIVCRLSGVATATRRWAEALEGTGAKVRDTRKTTPGLRSLEKYAVRCGGGVNHRMSLSDAALVKDNHVVAAGGVVQAFTAVREAFPEVPIEVEVDTLQQVGEVLEAGADLILLDNFTVEQTAQAVALVAGRATLESSGRLTLDTARAYAETGVDYLAVGALTHSSPILDIGLDLREAV; the protein is encoded by the coding sequence GTGGGCCAGAGCGAAGCCGGCGGCTGCGGCGACGACTGCGCCTGCGGCGAAGGCGAGGAGTCCGGCCTGGACCCGGCGCTCGCCGAGCTGCTGGAGGAAGCCGGCCTGGACCCCATCGAGGTCGAGGACATCGCGCACATGGCGCTCTCCGAGGACCTCGACGGCGGAGTCGACGTCACCACCGTCGCCACCGTCCCCGAAGAGGCCGAGGCGATCGCCGACTTCGTCGCCCGCGAGGACGGCGTCGTGGCCGGCCTGCGCATCGCCGAGGCCGTGTTCTCGGTCGTCTGCACCGAGTCCTTCGAGGTCGAGCGGCACGCGGAGGACGGCGACAGCGTCAAGGCCGGCGACGTGCTCCTGTCGGTGCGCTCGCGCACCCGCGACCTGCTGACCGCGGAGCGCAGCGCCCTCAACATCGTGTGCCGCCTGTCGGGCGTCGCGACGGCCACCCGCCGCTGGGCCGAGGCCCTGGAGGGCACCGGCGCCAAGGTCCGCGACACCCGCAAGACCACCCCGGGGCTGCGCTCCCTGGAGAAGTACGCGGTGCGCTGCGGCGGCGGGGTCAACCACCGCATGTCGCTGTCGGACGCGGCGCTGGTCAAGGACAACCACGTGGTCGCGGCCGGCGGCGTCGTCCAGGCCTTCACCGCCGTGCGGGAGGCCTTCCCGGAGGTCCCGATCGAGGTCGAGGTCGACACCCTGCAGCAGGTCGGCGAGGTCCTGGAGGCCGGTGCCGACCTGATCCTGCTCGACAACTTCACCGTGGAGCAGACCGCGCAGGCCGTCGCGCTGGTCGCCGGCCGCGCCACCCTGGAGTCCTCGGGCCGCCTCACCCTGGACACGGCCCGCGCCTACGCCGAGACCGGCGTCGACTACCTCGCGGTCGGCGCGCTGACCCACTCCTCCCCGATCCTGGACATCGGCCTCGATCTGCGCGAGGCGGTGTAA
- a CDS encoding L-aspartate oxidase yields the protein MSTPGRGPATAGTSTGIRLHAPAPGWSVDADVVVVGSGVAGLTAALRCAAAGRRTVVVTKARLDDGSTRWAQGGIAAALGDGDTPEQHLDDTLVAGAGLCDEAAVRLLVTEGPDAVRRLIAEGAVFDTSAETGEIELTREGGHHRRRIAHAGGDATGAEISRALVEAVQAAGIETVENALVLDLLLDAQGRTAGVTLHVMGEGQHDGVGAVHAPAVILATGGMGQVFSATTNPSVSTGDGVALALRAGAEVSDLEFVQFHPTVLFLGADAEGQQPLVSEAVRGEGAYLVDADGVRFMTGQHELAELAPRDIVAKGIMRRMQEQGTQHMYLDARHFGAEMWEQRFPTILAACRSHGIDPVTEPIPVAPAAHYASGGVRTDLHGRSTVPGLYACGEVACTGVHGANRLASNSLLEGLVFAERIADDIIGNPPVGTGPGIPVPATGPLQPAEARYEIQRIMTDGAGVLRSAESLRRAAAALEALYATALTELETRGKTAVPGTETWEATNLLCVARVLVAAAQRRAETRGCHWREDHPDRNDTDWRRHLVVRLSQTERRALVVTSTDSADFPSVRVPLSADGTDSTDATDSTDSNESLEP from the coding sequence GTGAGCACCCCAGGCAGAGGCCCCGCAACCGCGGGCACCAGCACCGGCATACGGCTCCACGCCCCGGCGCCCGGCTGGTCCGTGGACGCCGATGTCGTGGTCGTCGGGTCCGGAGTCGCCGGACTGACCGCCGCGCTGCGCTGCGCCGCCGCGGGCCGCCGTACCGTCGTGGTCACCAAGGCCCGGCTCGACGACGGCTCCACCCGCTGGGCCCAGGGCGGCATCGCCGCCGCCCTCGGCGACGGGGACACCCCCGAACAGCACCTCGACGACACCCTCGTCGCGGGCGCCGGACTGTGCGACGAGGCCGCCGTCCGGCTCCTGGTCACCGAGGGCCCGGACGCCGTACGCCGGCTCATCGCCGAGGGCGCCGTCTTCGACACCTCCGCCGAGACCGGCGAGATCGAGCTGACCCGCGAGGGCGGCCACCACCGCCGCCGCATCGCGCACGCCGGCGGGGACGCCACCGGCGCCGAGATCTCCCGGGCGCTCGTCGAGGCCGTCCAGGCCGCCGGCATAGAGACGGTGGAGAACGCCCTGGTCCTGGACCTGCTCCTGGACGCCCAGGGCCGTACCGCGGGCGTCACCCTGCACGTCATGGGCGAGGGCCAGCACGACGGGGTCGGCGCCGTCCATGCGCCCGCCGTGATCCTCGCGACCGGCGGCATGGGCCAGGTCTTCTCCGCGACCACCAACCCGTCGGTCTCCACCGGCGACGGGGTGGCCCTGGCGCTGCGCGCCGGAGCCGAGGTCTCCGACCTCGAATTCGTGCAGTTCCACCCCACCGTGCTCTTCCTCGGCGCCGACGCCGAGGGCCAGCAGCCCCTGGTGTCGGAGGCCGTCCGCGGCGAGGGCGCGTACCTCGTCGACGCGGACGGGGTCCGCTTCATGACCGGCCAGCACGAGCTCGCCGAGCTCGCCCCCCGCGACATCGTCGCCAAGGGCATCATGCGCCGCATGCAGGAGCAGGGCACCCAGCACATGTACCTGGACGCCCGGCACTTCGGCGCCGAGATGTGGGAGCAGCGCTTCCCGACCATCCTCGCGGCCTGCCGCTCGCACGGCATCGACCCGGTCACCGAGCCCATCCCGGTCGCCCCGGCCGCGCACTACGCCTCCGGCGGCGTACGGACCGACCTGCACGGCCGCAGCACCGTCCCCGGGCTGTACGCCTGCGGCGAGGTCGCCTGCACCGGAGTGCACGGCGCGAACCGGCTGGCCTCCAACTCCCTGCTGGAGGGCCTGGTCTTCGCCGAGCGCATCGCCGACGACATCATCGGGAACCCGCCCGTGGGCACCGGCCCCGGCATCCCCGTCCCGGCCACGGGCCCCCTCCAGCCCGCCGAGGCGCGCTACGAGATCCAGCGCATCATGACCGACGGCGCGGGCGTGCTCCGCTCCGCCGAGTCCCTGCGCCGGGCCGCCGCCGCGCTCGAAGCCCTGTACGCGACGGCGCTGACGGAGCTGGAGACCCGGGGCAAGACGGCGGTCCCCGGCACCGAGACCTGGGAGGCCACCAACCTCCTGTGCGTGGCCCGGGTGCTGGTCGCCGCCGCCCAGCGGCGCGCGGAGACCCGCGGCTGCCACTGGCGGGAGGACCACCCCGACCGGAACGACACCGACTGGCGGCGCCACCTGGTCGTGCGCCTGTCGCAGACCGAGCGGCGGGCCCTGGTCGTCACCTCCACGGACTCGGCGGACTTCCCGTCCGTACGGGTCCCCTTGAGCGCAGACGGCACCGACAGCACCGACGCCACAGACAGCACCGACAGCAACGAAAGCCTGGAGCCGTAA
- the panC gene encoding pantoate--beta-alanine ligase, giving the protein MILLDTADALHRLPRAATEADTAGRRAVVMTMGALHEGHATLVRTAREQVGHTGQVVVTVFVNPLQFGANEDLDRYPRTLDADLAIAEAAGADAVFAPAVDEVYPGGDPQVRITAGPMGGRLEGATRPGHFDGMLTVVAKLLHLTRPDLAYFGQKDAQQLALIRRMVTDLNFPVEVVGVPTVREADGLALSSRNRYLSAKERGTALALSRALFAGRDRLAAQSALRARAEAQAPPAGDERATGLARLGEIRASADAHAVAAAGAGLPEAVRAAARHVLEEAGRHDPPLVLDYLALVDPQDFTEAGHGFTGHAVLAVAAKVGATRLIDNIPLEFGAQP; this is encoded by the coding sequence GTGATCCTCCTCGACACCGCGGACGCCCTGCACCGGCTGCCCCGCGCCGCCACCGAGGCGGACACCGCCGGCCGCCGCGCCGTCGTCATGACCATGGGCGCCCTCCACGAGGGCCACGCCACCCTGGTCCGCACCGCCCGCGAGCAGGTCGGCCACACCGGCCAGGTCGTGGTCACGGTCTTCGTCAACCCCCTCCAGTTCGGGGCGAACGAGGACCTCGACCGCTACCCCCGCACCCTCGACGCCGACCTGGCGATCGCCGAAGCGGCCGGCGCCGACGCCGTGTTCGCCCCGGCCGTCGACGAGGTCTACCCCGGCGGCGACCCCCAGGTCCGGATCACCGCCGGACCGATGGGCGGCCGCCTCGAAGGCGCCACCCGCCCCGGCCACTTCGACGGCATGCTGACCGTCGTCGCCAAGCTGCTCCACCTCACCCGCCCCGACCTGGCCTACTTCGGCCAGAAGGACGCGCAGCAACTGGCCCTGATCCGGCGGATGGTGACCGACCTGAACTTCCCCGTCGAGGTGGTCGGCGTACCGACCGTCCGCGAGGCGGACGGGCTCGCGCTGTCCTCCCGCAACCGCTACCTCTCCGCCAAGGAGCGCGGCACCGCCCTCGCCCTCTCCCGCGCCCTGTTCGCCGGCCGCGACCGGCTCGCCGCGCAGTCCGCGCTGCGCGCCCGCGCCGAGGCGCAGGCCCCGCCGGCCGGCGACGAGCGGGCCACGGGCCTGGCCCGGCTCGGCGAGATCCGCGCCTCCGCCGACGCGCACGCCGTCGCCGCGGCGGGCGCCGGGCTGCCGGAGGCCGTACGGGCAGCCGCGCGGCACGTCCTGGAGGAGGCGGGCCGCCACGATCCGCCGCTCGTCCTGGACTACCTGGCGCTGGTGGACCCACAGGACTTCACCGAGGCCGGTCACGGCTTCACCGGTCACGCCGTGCTGGCCGTCGCCGCGAAAGTGGGCGCGACCCGGCTGATCGACAACATCCCATTGGAGTTCGGAGCACAACCGTGA